From Leptospira fainei serovar Hurstbridge str. BUT 6, the proteins below share one genomic window:
- a CDS encoding flagellin N-terminal helical domain-containing protein, which translates to MIINHNLAAINSHRVLKFQNNEVAKNMEALSSGMRINRAGDDASGLAVSEKMRTQVKGLRQAERNTEDGMSLIQTTEGYLQETNDIIQRVRVLAIQSSNGIYGAEDRQMIQVEVSQLIDEIDRIASQAEFNKMALLQGDFARGSRSASMWFHIGPNQHQRERVYIATMTAKALNLIKADGTLLTLSTAEQSNDAIGFLDDALMKINKQRANLGAYFNRLEHASKGLMVAYENIQASESRIRDTDMAEETVAFTKNQILVQSGTAMLAQANVRPQSVLQLLR; encoded by the coding sequence ATGATCATTAACCACAACTTAGCCGCGATTAACTCCCACCGCGTCCTGAAATTTCAGAACAACGAAGTGGCAAAAAATATGGAAGCATTGTCTTCCGGTATGCGGATTAACCGTGCCGGCGACGACGCATCCGGACTAGCCGTTTCGGAGAAAATGAGAACTCAGGTCAAAGGGCTTCGCCAAGCGGAGAGAAATACCGAGGATGGAATGTCCTTGATCCAAACCACTGAAGGATATCTGCAGGAAACCAATGATATCATTCAACGAGTTCGGGTTCTTGCCATTCAATCTTCCAACGGTATCTATGGCGCTGAAGATCGCCAAATGATCCAAGTAGAAGTTTCTCAGCTCATCGATGAAATCGATCGGATCGCTTCCCAAGCAGAGTTCAACAAAATGGCGCTACTCCAAGGGGATTTTGCCCGCGGATCCAGAAGCGCTTCGATGTGGTTCCACATCGGTCCGAACCAGCACCAAAGGGAAAGAGTCTATATCGCTACGATGACTGCGAAGGCCCTGAATCTGATCAAAGCCGATGGTACGTTACTCACTCTTTCCACTGCGGAACAGTCTAACGACGCTATCGGATTCTTGGATGACGCTCTGATGAAAATCAACAAGCAAAGAGCGAATCTTGGAGCATACTTCAACCGACTCGAGCACGCTTCGAAAGGTTTGATGGTTGCTTACGAGAACATCCAGGCTTCAGAGTCGCGAATCAGAGACACAGACATGGCGGAAGAAACCGTTGCATTCACCAAAAACCAAATCTTGGTTCAATCAGGTACTGCAATGTTAGCTCAAGCCAACGTCAGACCCCAGTCCGTCCTTCAATTACTTAGGTAA
- a CDS encoding pyruvate dehydrogenase complex E1 component subunit beta, whose amino-acid sequence MTILTYREALNRAMTEEMEKDPNIFLMGEEVGHYEGAYKVSQGMLAKFGERRVIDTPISENGFAGVGIGAAMVGLRPIIEFMTWNFSLVAIDQIINSAAKMNYMSAGQFPIPIVFRGAGGAGGRLAAQHSQSFESWYAHIPGLKVVAPYTPADAYGLLKTSILDNNPIIFIESEVLYGSKGEVPDGEFSIPLGKADIKREGTQVTVIGWSRAMMYILPAAEKLAKEGISVEVLDLRSIRPLDEEAILKSVRKTNKALVVEEGWNVAGFGAQIAYLIQKEAFDYLDAPVERITQEDVPMPYAANLEKASLPSEEKIISKIRDMIK is encoded by the coding sequence ATGACTATTCTGACTTATAGAGAAGCCCTAAATCGAGCGATGACCGAGGAAATGGAAAAGGATCCGAACATTTTCCTAATGGGTGAAGAAGTCGGCCATTACGAAGGCGCGTATAAAGTTTCGCAAGGTATGCTCGCCAAGTTCGGCGAAAGAAGAGTCATCGATACTCCTATTTCCGAGAATGGATTCGCCGGAGTCGGCATCGGAGCCGCAATGGTTGGCCTAAGGCCGATTATAGAATTCATGACTTGGAACTTTTCGTTAGTCGCAATCGATCAAATTATCAACTCGGCAGCGAAAATGAATTATATGAGTGCCGGCCAATTTCCGATTCCGATAGTTTTTCGGGGAGCAGGAGGCGCCGGGGGAAGGCTGGCAGCACAACACTCGCAATCGTTCGAAAGCTGGTATGCACACATTCCAGGGCTGAAAGTGGTTGCTCCATACACGCCCGCCGATGCTTACGGCTTGCTCAAAACCTCCATTCTGGATAATAATCCGATTATTTTTATCGAAAGCGAAGTCTTATACGGCAGCAAAGGGGAAGTCCCTGACGGAGAATTCTCGATTCCATTAGGAAAAGCTGATATTAAGCGAGAAGGCACTCAAGTAACCGTTATCGGCTGGTCCAGAGCCATGATGTATATCCTCCCAGCCGCGGAAAAATTAGCGAAAGAAGGGATTTCGGTGGAGGTCCTGGACCTTCGCAGTATTCGTCCTTTAGACGAGGAAGCGATACTTAAATCAGTACGCAAAACGAACAAGGCGCTCGTCGTAGAGGAAGGCTGGAACGTCGCCGGATTCGGAGCGCAAATCGCGTATCTTATTCAGAAAGAAGCCTTCGATTATCTGGATGCACCGGTAGAAAGAATTACCCAAGAGGATGTCCCGATGCCCTACGCGGCAAATTTAGAGAAAGCGTCGCTCCCTAGCGAAGAAAAAATAATCTCCAAGATCAGAGATATGATTAAATGA
- a CDS encoding pyruvate dehydrogenase complex dihydrolipoamide acetyltransferase, with protein sequence MAKIAEMTQLSPTMTEGVLVKWLKKKGDAVVPGEAIAEVETDKAVMEMEAFDAGVLLEIIANEGARLPVGSPVAIIGKAGEEIGSLLAVAKSRTPAGGSPAPSAIESAPASALPPPPQAQLPLEKIEPEIEVSKPVQPSRGLTVAAQEGRIKASPLARQIAKEAGLDLSRINGTGPGGRIIKRDVEANQVVQSVGSSFAGPIPAEEKQPISGMRKTIATRLVHSKTHQPHFYLDIELNAEPLVNLRETLNADLKAGGEDIKLSLNDFIIKATALALLKVPEVNSSWREDHILRHGRVDIGVAVSIEGGLITPYVRNADRCSVLEIGRKVKELASRARERKLKPEEYSDGTFTVSNLGMFGINRFAAVINEPEAAILAVGNTVAKPVIKSGAIVPGLTLSVCLSCDHRVVDGAVGAHWLEVFRDLLEHPLRLLV encoded by the coding sequence ATGGCAAAAATAGCGGAGATGACTCAACTCAGCCCCACCATGACGGAAGGGGTCCTTGTAAAATGGCTCAAAAAGAAAGGGGACGCTGTCGTGCCGGGCGAGGCAATTGCCGAGGTCGAGACTGATAAAGCGGTCATGGAAATGGAGGCTTTCGATGCCGGAGTTCTCCTGGAAATTATCGCAAACGAAGGAGCAAGATTACCGGTCGGTTCGCCGGTGGCGATTATCGGCAAGGCGGGAGAAGAGATCGGCTCACTTTTGGCGGTGGCAAAGTCCAGGACACCGGCCGGGGGTTCTCCGGCGCCGTCGGCCATAGAGTCGGCGCCGGCATCAGCACTACCGCCTCCCCCCCAAGCCCAACTGCCCCTAGAGAAAATCGAACCTGAAATCGAAGTTTCTAAACCGGTCCAACCGTCTCGCGGCTTGACGGTTGCGGCCCAAGAAGGACGAATTAAAGCCTCCCCTCTAGCTAGACAAATTGCAAAGGAAGCCGGCTTGGATCTAAGCAGAATAAATGGAACCGGCCCCGGGGGGAGAATCATAAAAAGAGACGTTGAAGCAAACCAAGTAGTTCAATCCGTAGGGTCATCTTTTGCAGGACCGATCCCTGCCGAAGAGAAACAGCCTATATCGGGAATGCGTAAAACGATCGCAACACGCTTGGTTCATTCCAAAACGCATCAGCCGCATTTCTATTTGGACATTGAATTGAATGCAGAACCTTTAGTGAACTTAAGAGAAACCTTGAATGCGGACTTGAAGGCAGGCGGCGAGGACATCAAACTGAGCTTAAACGACTTTATCATCAAAGCCACCGCTTTAGCTCTATTAAAAGTTCCGGAAGTGAACTCTTCTTGGCGAGAAGATCATATACTCCGTCACGGTAGGGTCGATATCGGTGTTGCAGTATCGATCGAAGGCGGCCTGATTACTCCGTATGTCAGGAATGCAGATCGCTGCTCCGTCCTCGAAATAGGCAGAAAAGTAAAAGAACTTGCCTCCCGCGCGAGAGAAAGAAAACTAAAACCCGAAGAGTATTCGGACGGAACTTTTACCGTTTCAAACTTAGGGATGTTCGGGATTAACCGTTTTGCGGCGGTAATCAATGAACCTGAAGCGGCCATTTTAGCGGTCGGGAATACGGTCGCAAAACCTGTCATCAAATCCGGAGCTATAGTACCGGGATTAACGCTTTCCGTTTGTCTTTCCTGCGATCATCGAGTGGTCGACGGTGCGGTCGGCGCTCACTGGTTGGAAGTTTTTCGTGATTTATTGGAGCATCCGTTACGCCTTCTCGTCTGA
- the fliG gene encoding flagellar motor switch protein FliG — MTEKESTSRSQKVRKAALLLLSLDKEAAAKALSQLEENLIEEIVQEMAKIRTVSKTEKEEALLDFQDSIKELSGESRGGIDTARELLYKSIGKEKSESILGKLDRKDTEEDFSFLNDAEPQTLAQLLVPENPQTIAVTLAFLNPKKAADTLKFLPKELQSKVALKLANTTKTHPDAIRQIARVLKKKYEHRDKSEFSEAGGTEALASILNHMDKSLEETILKDLEEHSPELASQVREKLYTFEDVLLLNSKEMRLVINRLGDDEVIATALRGSGDEIRSHFFEAMSKNRANDILENMELRGKVTLKEITDARNRILTLLRDLEEIGEIILKKDTEDLI, encoded by the coding sequence TTGACGGAGAAAGAATCCACTTCCAGATCACAAAAAGTACGCAAAGCAGCGCTGCTATTGCTTTCTCTGGATAAAGAAGCCGCGGCTAAGGCGCTATCGCAACTGGAAGAAAACTTAATCGAAGAGATCGTCCAGGAAATGGCTAAAATTAGAACCGTTTCCAAAACGGAAAAAGAGGAAGCCCTACTCGATTTTCAAGACTCGATAAAAGAATTATCGGGTGAATCCCGAGGCGGTATCGACACAGCTAGAGAGTTGCTATACAAATCCATAGGGAAAGAAAAGTCCGAATCTATTCTCGGAAAGCTGGATAGAAAGGACACCGAAGAAGACTTTTCGTTTTTGAACGATGCGGAACCTCAAACCCTTGCACAGCTTCTAGTTCCCGAGAACCCGCAGACGATCGCGGTCACTTTGGCTTTTTTAAATCCGAAGAAGGCGGCCGATACTTTAAAATTTCTTCCTAAAGAATTGCAATCTAAAGTCGCGTTAAAATTAGCGAACACTACTAAAACCCATCCTGATGCGATCAGACAAATTGCTCGTGTATTGAAGAAAAAATACGAACACAGAGATAAATCGGAATTTAGCGAAGCAGGAGGCACGGAAGCCCTTGCGAGTATCCTGAATCACATGGATAAATCTTTGGAAGAAACTATACTTAAGGATTTAGAAGAACATTCTCCGGAGCTTGCTTCGCAAGTTCGCGAAAAACTTTATACGTTCGAAGATGTTCTTTTACTAAATTCGAAAGAAATGCGTCTCGTGATCAATCGACTTGGAGACGACGAAGTAATTGCAACCGCATTACGCGGTTCCGGTGACGAGATTCGGTCCCACTTTTTCGAAGCGATGTCTAAGAATCGTGCCAATGATATCTTAGAAAATATGGAATTACGCGGAAAAGTAACGTTAAAGGAAATTACCGACGCAAGAAATAGAATTCTAACCCTACTCCGGGACTTAGAAGAGATCGGGGAAATCATACTCAAGAAAGATACTGAAGATTTAATCTAA
- a CDS encoding flagellin N-terminal helical domain-containing protein produces MIINHNLSAVNAHRSLKFNEQAVDKTMKALSSGMRINSAGDDASGLAVSEKLRTQVNGLRQAERNTEDGMSFIQTAEGFLQQTSDIIQRIRVLAIQTANGIYSPEDRQLVQVEVSALVDEVDRIASQAEFNRFKLFEGQFARGSKVASMWFHMGPNQNQRERFYIGTMTSRALKLLGADGKPVSVSTPTKSNDVIGFADAALGKIMKQRADMGAYFNRLEYSAKGLMAAYENMQASESRIRDADMAEEMVALTTKQILVQSGTAMLAQANMKPNSVLKLLQM; encoded by the coding sequence ATGATTATCAATCACAACCTGAGTGCGGTGAATGCTCACCGCTCTCTCAAGTTCAACGAGCAAGCTGTGGATAAAACCATGAAGGCGCTTTCATCCGGTATGAGGATCAACTCGGCGGGTGACGATGCCTCCGGTTTGGCTGTCTCTGAAAAACTTAGGACCCAGGTAAACGGTCTTAGGCAGGCGGAGAGAAATACGGAAGATGGAATGAGTTTCATACAGACTGCAGAAGGATTTCTTCAGCAGACTTCGGACATCATTCAAAGAATCCGGGTTTTGGCCATCCAAACCGCGAATGGAATCTATAGCCCCGAGGACAGACAGTTGGTCCAGGTGGAAGTTTCTGCCCTGGTAGATGAAGTGGATCGCATTGCTTCTCAAGCAGAATTCAATCGATTCAAACTCTTCGAGGGTCAGTTCGCAAGAGGTTCGAAAGTAGCCTCTATGTGGTTTCATATGGGACCGAACCAGAACCAACGGGAGAGGTTTTACATTGGGACAATGACCTCTCGAGCTTTGAAGCTTCTGGGAGCGGACGGGAAACCTGTTTCCGTTTCTACTCCTACGAAGTCCAATGATGTGATCGGCTTTGCCGACGCAGCGCTCGGGAAGATCATGAAACAAAGGGCGGATATGGGAGCTTATTTTAATAGGCTTGAATATTCCGCAAAGGGACTCATGGCGGCCTATGAAAATATGCAAGCTTCCGAGTCTAGAATTCGGGACGCCGATATGGCGGAGGAAATGGTTGCGCTAACTACAAAACAAATACTCGTGCAGAGTGGTACGGCGATGCTAGCGCAAGCCAACATGAAACCGAATTCGGTCCTGAAACTTCTTCAAATGTAG
- the pdhA gene encoding pyruvate dehydrogenase (acetyl-transferring) E1 component subunit alpha, translating to MSQPKTKKDTQDLHELYHQMLLIRRFEEAAAKAYSMGKIGGFCHLYIGQEAVGVGAIAALEQKDYIVSTYRDHGHALSRGLDPKLLMAELFGKRTGISKGNGGSMHFFDKSKNFMGGHGIVGGHISLAAGIAYASKYRQDGAVTICFFGEGAANIGSFHEGMNLAAIWKLPLVMICENNHYAMGTPEYRALSVKDVSVRAAAYDIARDHIEGDEVRKVRDHVRVAIDRARRGEGPTLMEISTYRFRGHSMSDPAKYRTKEELEKYKQGDPLIKAEKELLQCGWSQEELDKLSESINQTVEEAVLFGEKSEEPPLGWLYKHVYAENV from the coding sequence ATGAGCCAACCTAAAACTAAAAAAGATACCCAGGACCTCCACGAACTCTACCACCAAATGCTATTAATCCGCCGCTTCGAAGAAGCTGCCGCTAAAGCCTATAGCATGGGCAAGATTGGCGGCTTTTGCCATCTATATATAGGGCAAGAAGCGGTAGGAGTCGGGGCGATAGCAGCTCTAGAACAAAAAGATTATATTGTTTCAACGTATAGAGATCACGGCCATGCGCTCTCCAGAGGTTTAGATCCGAAATTATTAATGGCGGAACTATTCGGAAAAAGAACCGGGATTTCCAAAGGTAACGGCGGATCTATGCACTTCTTCGATAAGTCAAAAAACTTTATGGGGGGTCACGGTATTGTAGGCGGGCACATTTCACTTGCGGCCGGAATCGCATACGCTTCCAAATACCGCCAAGACGGTGCGGTTACGATATGTTTTTTCGGAGAAGGAGCCGCCAATATCGGGTCCTTCCATGAGGGGATGAACTTGGCTGCAATCTGGAAACTTCCGCTAGTCATGATCTGTGAAAACAATCATTATGCGATGGGAACTCCCGAATACCGAGCCTTATCCGTTAAGGATGTTTCCGTCAGGGCTGCCGCGTACGATATCGCCCGAGATCATATCGAAGGAGACGAGGTCCGAAAGGTTCGAGATCACGTTCGAGTCGCCATCGACCGAGCAAGACGTGGAGAAGGACCGACTCTCATGGAGATTTCGACGTACCGTTTTCGCGGGCATTCCATGTCCGATCCGGCTAAATATCGAACGAAAGAAGAGCTGGAGAAATACAAGCAAGGCGATCCTTTGATTAAAGCCGAGAAAGAATTACTCCAATGCGGTTGGTCTCAAGAAGAATTGGATAAACTCAGCGAATCCATTAATCAAACGGTCGAAGAAGCCGTTCTTTTTGGTGAAAAAAGCGAGGAACCTCCGCTGGGTTGGCTCTACAAGCACGTTTACGCGGAGAACGTTTAA